CGCGAGGAGATCGAGCGCCAGCAGCGGCATGAGAACACCGCCATCGACGCCGGCTTCGATTACGCGGGCGTGCGCGGGCTCTCGGCGGAGGTGCAGCAGAAGCTGGAGCGGGTGCGGCCGCAGACCATTGGGCAGGCACAGCGGATTCCGGGCATGACCCCGGCGGCGATTTCGCTGCTGCTGGTGCATCTGGAGCGCGCGCGGCGTAGTCGCGTCGCCTGATTGATTGCTTCAGCCACGCAGGGCGTGGCTCTACCGGAATTTTTCCCATGGTTTCTCTTCGTCCTTTTCTTGACACCTTCCCCGTCGTCGGCGAACGCGCCTATATCGACCCGGCCTGCACCATCATCGGTGACGTGGTGCTGGGCGACGACGTGTCGGTGTGGCCCGGCACGGTGATCCGTGGCGACGTCAACCATGTGCGGATCGGCGCGCGCAGCAACATCCAGGACGGCACCATCATCCATGTCAGCCACCACAGCCCGTACAACAAGGGCGGCTACCCGACCCTGATCGGCGAAGGGGTCACCGTGGGCCATGGCACCATCATCCACGCCTGCACCATCGGCGAGTACAGCCTGATCGGCATGGGCGCCTGCATCCTGGACGGGGCCACGGTCAGCCGGCACAGCTTCGTCGGGGCCGGCGCGGTGATCGGGCCGGGCAAGGTGGTCGGCGAAGGCGAATTGTGGGTGGGCAACCCGGCGCGCCCGGTGCGCACGCTCAGCGCCCAGGAGATCGAGTCGCTGCACTACTCGGCCGACCACTACGTGCGCTTGAAGGACAAGTATTTGGGAATGTGAGCGGCGCGCGGTACAGTCGACACCCGACCCAGGAAGCCGTCGAGAACCGCATGCCGTTGGCAGCCGTCCGGAGTGACGTGTGCGCATGAGCGCGCCCATGCTGGATACCTACCGTGAAGTGATCACGCCCGAAGGCGTGCCCCTGCACCTGCCCGCCGCCGGCCCGGTGCCGCGCGCGCTGGCCTGGGCGATCGACTTCGTGATCCGTGTCGGCGCGCTGATGCTGCTCAGCATTCCGCTCACCGTGCTGGGCGAGTTCGGCCAAGGCCTGTACCTGGGCCTGATGTTCCTGCTGATGTGGGCCTACACCATCGTGCAGGAAGCCCTGTGGGGCCGCACCCTGGGCAAGCGCGTGCTGGGGCTGCGCGTGGTCGCGCAGGACGGCGCGCCGATCGGCTGGATGGCGGCCATCACCCGCAACCTGCTGCGCACCGTGGACATGCTGCCGTTCGCCTATGCACTGGGGCTGCTGTCGAGCCTGTTCGACCGCAACGGGCGCCGCCTCGGCGACCTGGTGGCCGGCACCGTGGTCGTGCACGACAGCGCCCGGCCGCTCTCGGGCAGCGTGGCCATCGACACCGTGCTGGCCCCGCCGCAGCCGCTGCAGCCGGCCGAACAGGCCGCCATCATCGCCTTCGCCGAACGCGCGCCGCGCCTGTCCGGCCCGCGCCAGCAGGAACTGGCCGCAGTGGCCGCACCGATCAGCGGCGGCCAGGGCCAGGTCGGCGTGCTGCGCCTGTATGCCATGGCCAACTGGCTGCTGGGGCGCCGATGAGGCAGGAACAGTTCGTGGCCCGGTACCAGGCCGAGTGGCAGGCATTGGAGCGTTGGTTCGCGCTGCGTGGCGACCGTGCGCGGCACGCGCGCAACACCCTGGACCCGACCACGCTCAACGACGAAGATTTTCCGCAACGCTACCGGCGCCTGTGCCAGCAGTTGGCGCTGGCCCGCCGGCGCGGCTACAGCCCGCAGCTGGTGGCGCGCCTGCAGCTGTTGATGCAGCAGGGCCACGGCGTGCTCTACCGCACGCCGCCCCCGCGCTGGCGGCGTGCGCTGGAATTCCTGCTGGCTGATTTCCCGCAGCTGGTACGCAGCCAGGCGCGCAGCATGTGGGTGGCCACCGCGCTGTTCGTGCTGCCGCTGGTGGGCAGCTTCGCGCTGCTGCAGTGGCACCCGGAACTGGTCCACCTGCTGATGGACAACGCGCAGATCGCCTCGATGGAACGCATGTACGACCCGTCCTCGCCGCACCTGGGGCGGGACAGCGGTACCGACTGGATGATGTTCGGCTACTACATCATGAACAACATCAGCATCGGCCTGCGCACCTTCGCCAGCGGCCTGCTGGCAGGACTGGGCACGGTGCTGGTGCTGCTGTTCAACGGGCTCACCATCGGCGCCGCTGCCGGCCACCTGCAGCACATCGGCCACGGCGACCCGTTCTGGCGCTTCGTGGTCGGCCACGGTGCATTCGAGCTGACCGCCATCGTGATCGCCGGCGGTGCCGGCCTGCAGCTGGGCATGAAGCTGCTGGCGCCCGGACGGCGCCGACGCATCGACGCGCTGGTCGACGGTGGCCGCATCGGCGCACGCCTGTGCCTGGGGGTGGCGGCGATGCTGTTGGTGGCCGCCTTCATCGAAGCGTTCTGGTCGTCCATTGCCGAAGTCCCCGCGTGGGGCAAGTACAGCGTGGCCGCCGTGTTGTGGATGGGGGTGCTGGTGTGGCTGTGGCGCGGTGGACGCGGAGCCGGCGATGCGGATTGACCAGCTCAACGTCACCCTGCGCGCGCGCTCGGAATGGGAAGCGATGGAACTGGGCACCGCACTGGTGCGCCGCCATGCGCGCGCGATCTGGCTGCCGCTGGTGTGCGTGTCGCTGCCGCTGTTCGCGCTGGTCAACGCCGCGGCCTGGTGGGCCGATGCGTTCGGTTGGGCCTGGCTGCTGATGTGGTGGCTCAAGCCGATCTCCGACCGGATCGCACTGTATGTGATGTCGCGCGGCGTGTTCGGCGAGGAGCCACGCCCGCTGCAGACCTTGCGCGCGCAGCGCCACTGGGGCTGGCGCGGCTTCTGGGGCTACCTGGGCTGGCGCCGCTTCAGCCCGTTCCGCTCCCTGCTGTTGCCGGTGAACCTGCTGGAAGGCAGCGATGCCGCACAGCGCAGCGTGCGGCGCCGCGCGGTGCTGGGCGGCACGTTCGGACACGCGGTGCTGCTCACGTCCATGTGCATGGTGTTCGAGCTGGTCGTCGTCAGCGGCTGCATCGCGGCGATCTTCCTGTTCGTGCCGCTGGAGCTGCTCTCCGATTCCTGGCGCGCGGCCTGGGAGATGGTGCGCCAGGACATGCCGGCCTGGGCGAAGCTGGGGGTGAATTTCCTGTTCTGGCTGGCGGCCACCTTGATCGGGCCGTTCTACGCCGGGGCCGGCTTCGCGCTGTACCTCAACCGTCGTACCGAAATGGAAGCCTGGGACGTGGAGATCGCCTTCCGCGGCCTGCGCGAACGCCTGCAGCAGGCGGCGCCATTGCTGGTGCTGGCCCTGGTGCTGTGCTGGCCGATGGGTGCGCTGCATGCGCAGGCGTCCGATGAGGCACCCAGCTGCGGGACGCCGGACGGCTTCCATGAAGATGCCGACGCGGACGCGGACGATGAAGGCATTCCCGAAGACGTACCGGCTGACGATCCGTCCAACACCCCGGCGGTCATTTTCGGTGGCACGCCCGACACCGCCGGCTTCCGCCAGGCCGTGCAGCGCGCCTATGAGGATCCGCTGGTGACGCCCACCCGCGAGGTCAGTCGCTGGGAACGCACGCAGAGCGATGCGGAGAAGGAAAAGGAAAAGCGCGGGAAGGACCGGAACAAGGATGCCAACCCATTCGCCAAGGGTCCGCGCCTGCCGGCGCAGATCGCCGAATGGCTGCTGTGGGGTCTGGTCGGCGCGCTGGTGCTGTTCCTGCTGGTCACCTCCCCCTGGTGGATTCGCTGGTTGCGCGGCACCGGCACGCGCCGACGCCGAACGGAAGGCGCGGTGGTGGAAGAAGCGGTGGAACTGCCCGAGGTGATTCCGCCGGATCCGGCCGCGCGCGCGCGCGACCTGTGGCAGCAGGGCCGCCCACGCCAGGCGCTGGCCCTGCTGTACCGCGCCAGCGTGGAGTCGATGAGCGAACGCGCCGGGGTGGTGCTGCCGCCGGGCGCGACCGAATCGCAGTGCCTGCGTGCGTCGCGACGCATGCCCGACGAAGCCGACCGCACGCTGTTCGCACGCGTGGTGCGGGTCTGGCAGTACGCGGCCTACGCCGGGCGCCTGCCCGAGCCGGATGACTTCGAGAACCTGGCCAGCACCCTGCAGTCGCAGTTCCGGTGGCGCGCATGAGCGCCCGCCTGCGCTGGCTGCTGGTGCTGGGCGTGCTGCTGGCGATCGGCGTGCCGCTGTCGATCGTGTTCCTGCGCACGCACGAAAAAGTGACCCACACCGAACACCTGCCGCCGCAGGGCGAGGCCAGTTACAACCCGTTGTACGTGCTGGGTCAGGCGCTGCGCGCCGACGGACTCACCACGCATAGCAGTCCGCGCATCGACCTGCCGCGCATGCAGCTCGCGCCGGCCGACACGGTGCTGTTGCTGCAGGACAGTGTCGACGTGCCCGCGCCCACCGCGCAGGCCCTGCTGGCCTGGGTCGAGCGCGGTGGCCATCTGCTGCTGCGCACCTCCGTGCCCTACCGGGGCGAGGACGCCGCGCAGGGCCCGCTGCTGGATGCATTGGGCGTGGACACCGAGTACTACGAGGGCGTGTGCAAGCCGTTCCATGTGGCCGACGACCCGGGGCACTCCGAGTTCTGCGCAGGGCTGCGTTTCGGCATCGACCCGCCGCAGGGCATCCGCGTGGAACGCGAGTGGGGCGACGACGACGGCCTGGTGTTCGTCCGGCTGCGCAAAGGGGCCGGCACCATCGATGTGCTGTCGGACATGGAGTTCCTGAAGGGCACGCCGCGCAGCTTCACCGCGGACGACCCCAAGGACAGCCTGGCCGACGGCCTGCACGACACGGCCCACCGAGACCTGACCCGCTACCTGCTTGAGCCCAACTACGGCAAGGGCACGGTGTGGCTGATCTACGGCTCGCGTCCGCCGACCCTGTGGTCGCGCATCTTCTACCAGGGCTGGCCGGTGTGGGTGCCGCTGCTGCTGGCGCTGCTCGGCTGGCTGTGGCAACGCGCGCAGCGGCTGGGCAGCGAACTGCCGGCGCCGGCCACCGAACGCCGCTCGCTGCTCGAACACGTGCGTGGCAGCGGCGAACACCTGCTGCGCTATGGCAAGGCGCCGCTGCTGTACGACGCCGTGCGCCGCGCGTTCCTCGCGCGCCTGCGTCGGCGCGCGCCGACCGCCGCCGCGTTGAGCGGCGACGCGCAGGTGCACGCCATCGCCACCCTGCTGCAGTGGCCATACACCCGCGTCCAGACCGCCCTGCAGGTACCGGCATCGAAGGATGTCGCGGCCCTGCGTGACCGCATCCGCCTGCTGATCCAGATGAGAAACCTGCTATGACCGAGCCGACCGTTCCGCCGCCGCTGTCCCTTCCCGCGCTGACCGGCCAGAGCCTGGTCGAGCGTGTCGATGCCGTGCGCGAGGCCGTCGGCCGCGCCTTCATCGGCCAGGCCGAGGTGCTCGACCAGATCCTGATCGCGCTGCTGGCCGGTGGCCACGTGCTGATCGAAGGCGTACCCGGGCTGGGCAAGACCCTGCTGGTGCGTGCATTGGCGCAGGCGCTGGAGCTGGACTATGGCCGCGTGCAGTTCACCCCCGACCTGATGCCCAGCGACGTCAGCGGGCATGCGGTGTACGACCCGAAGTCGGAAAGCTTCAAGATCCGGCGCGGCCCGGTGTTCACCAACCTGCTGCTGGCCGACGAGATCAACCGCGCCCCGGCCAAGACCCAGTCGGCGCTGCTGGAAGTGATGCAGGAAGGCCAGGTCACCATCGAAGGCAAGGCCTTCGTGCTGAGCCCGCCGTTCCTGGCACTGGCCACGCAGAACCCGGTGGAGCAGGAAGGCACCTACCCCCTGCCCGAAGCGCAGCTGGACCGCTTCCTGCTCAAGGTGATCATCGACTACCCGGCGCTGGAGGACGAGAAGCGCATGGTGGACGCGATCACCACCGGGCGCAGCGCGTCCGACTTCGACCTGTCGCAGGTGCCGCGCGTGCTCAACGCCGCCGAGGTGATCGCGCTGCAGCAGGCCACCGCGGCGATCACGGTGGATCCGGAGGTGGTGGACTATGCGGTGCGCATCGTCGCCGCCACCCGCCACTTCCCCGGCATCGCACTGGGCGCCGGTCCGCGCGGCAGCATCGCGCTGGTGCGTGCGGCGCGCGCGCAGGCGGTCCTGGCCGGGCGCGACTTCGTCACTCCCGATGACGTGCGCGAAGTGGCCCGCCCGGCGCTGCGCCATCGCATTGCGCTGGCCCCGGAGCTGCAGATCGAGGGCCAGTCGGCCGACGATGCACTGACCGCGTTGCTGGCCAAGGTGGAAGCGCCGCGCAAATGAGGCCAGGCCCGCTGCTGCTGGCGTTGCTGGTGGGCTGGGGACTGCTCGGCCTGCCGGTGGCGTTCGGGTTGCTGCCCCTGTGGGCGTGGCAGGCCACCGCCGCTGCGATCGCGGTGTTGGCGCTGATCGACCTGTTGCGGTTGCGCGGGCTGCCTTCGCCAACCGTGCAGCGCGAGCTGCCTGAGGCGCTGGCGCTGAACGTGGAACGGCGCACCACGCTGCGGTTTGAATCCAGCCGCCGCCAGCGCGTGGACGTGTTCGACCTGGTGCCGGGTGCGTGGACGCTGCAGGGCCTGCCGCGTGCGCTCACGCTCAAGCCGCTGGTGGCCAGCAGCGTGGAGTACACGCTCACGCCGACCGCGCGTGGTCGCTTCGCCTTCGAAGGCGTGCACCTGCGCGTGCATGCACCGTGGCGGCTGTGGCGCCAGCGGCGCGTGTTGCCGCCGGCGCTGACCGTGCGTGTGTACCCCAACTTCGCGCCGCTGACCCGCTTCGCATTGTTCAGCGCCGAACAGGCCTCGCGGCTGGTCGGCGCGCACCTCAAGCGGCGGCGCGGTGAAGGCACCGACTTCCACCAGATGCGCGAATACCGCATCGGCGACAGCCTGCGCCAGATCGACTGGAAGGCGACCTCACGCGCGCGCAAGCTGGTCTCGCGCGAGTACCAGGACGAGAAGAACCAGCAGCTGGTGCTGATGATCGACACCGGCCGACGGATGATGGCCAGCGAAGGTGGCATTTCGCATTTCGACCACGTGCTCAACGCGTCGCTGGTGGTGTCCTACCTGGCGCTGCGCCAGGGCGACGGGGTGGGCCTGTTTGCGGCCGGGGGCGAAAGCCGCTGGGTGGCACCACAGCGCGGCATGGGCGCGATCGACGCGCTGCTGCGCGCCAGCTACGACCTGCAGGCGCAGCCGGTGGCCACCGACTACCTGGCGGCGGCTACCGAACTCAGCCTGCGCCAGCGCCGACGTTCATTGGTGATGCTGGTCACCAACGTGCGCGACGAAGACATCGAAGACCTGCTGGTGGCGGTACGCCTGCTGCAGCGCCAGCACCTGGTGTGCGTGGCCAGCCTGCGCGAGCGCGAGCTGGACGCGGCGCTGGAGCAGGAGGTGGAAACGCTGCAGGACGCGGTGCAGGCGGGTGCGATCGCGCGTTACCTGCAGCAGCGCAATGACGCGCATGAGGCGCTGCGCAGTCACCGGGTGATGGTGCTGGATGTGACGGCGGATGCGTTGCCGGGAGCGCTTGTGGAGCGGTATCTGGCGGTGAAGCGCGACGGGTTGCTGTGAGACCTGCCGGGCAGAGCCCGGCACTACCCGTAGAGCCGGGCTCTGCCCGGCCCGCAATCAAACAAAGATGCGCGTTGGCGCTTCGTCGATGATCGCGTGCGGTACGAAGCGGGCGCTGTCGCGGGTGATCCGGCTGTCGTCTTCGCGGATACCCATGCCACAGGCGTGGTCGCCGACCACCCAGCTGCCGATCAGCGGGTAGCCGCCGTCGAACGCGGTGAGCGGGTGCGCGGCCTGGCGGATCGCCGGACCGGTGTACGGGCCTTCGCTCTCCTGCCAGCTGCCGTCGGCCAGATGCATGGCCACGTTCGCACCTTCGCGCGAGAACAGCGGCTTGCGCACCCAACCCGCGGGCAATGCGCTGCCGTCGTCGAACTCGGCCGCGAGCAGGTTGGGGTGGCCCCGGTGGCGCTGCCACAGCAGCGGCAGCACGCCCTTGTTGCTGAGGATGGCCTTCCACGCCGGTTCCAGCAGCTGCACGCCGGAGCTGGGCAGCGCCTGGCCGAACGATTCGGTCATCAGGTCTTCCAGCGGGTACAGCTTGAACAGGCTGCCAATGACCGTGTCGTCCAGCGCGGTGAAGCGGCCATCTTCGGACAGGCCGATGTCTTCGATCGCGATCGCCTCGCCGCGCAACCCGGCCTGGGCCGCGCAGTCGCGCAGGTAGTCCACGGTGCCCTGGTCTTCCTCCGAACTGCCTACCGCGCTGAAGTACAGCGGCGGCGGCAGCTGCGCGCTCAGTTCGGCAAACCGCTCCACCAGCGCTTCATGGATCGCGTTGAACTGGTCGGCCTGCGGCGGCAGGCGGTTCTGGTTGCGCTGGTCTTCCAGCCATTGCCACTGGAAGAACGAGGCTTCGAACAGCGAGGTCGGCGTGTCGTAATTGAGCTCGTAGAGCTTGGCCGGGCCGGTGCCGTCATAGGCGAAGTCCAAGCGGCCGTACAGGTGCGGCTCGCGGCGGCGCCAGCTGTCGGCGATCCAGTCGCGGAAGGCCGGCGGAATCGCCAGCTGGTCCATCAGCTGTTCGCTGCGCACCACCTCGTCGACCAGGTCCATCGCCATGGCATGCAGCTGGGCGCTGGGGTCTTCGATGTCGTTTTCGATCTGGCGCAGGGTGAACGCGTAGTACGCGGTTTCATCCCAGTACGGCAGCCCGTCGATGGTGTGGAAGCGGAAGCCGGACTCGGCCGCACGAGCGCGCCACTGGCTGCGCTCGTCGATACGCACACGCTTCATTGGATCAACCGCCGTAGCTGCTGCGGCTGCTGCTGGTATTGCCGAAGCCGCCACGGCTGGCGGTCACGGCGCGGTTCGGGGTGGCGTTGACCGGGGCCAGGCCGGCCTTGCCGGCGCCGATGCCGCTGGCGGTGTTGAGGCCACCACTGCCGCCCGGGGCCGGACGCGCCCAGCCGTTGGCCTTGTCCTGGTACGCCGGCGATGCCGCCGGAGCCTGCGCCAGGCCGGCGCCACGGTTGCTGAGCATCTGCGACATGAAGAAGCCCATCATCATCGGCCCGATGAACGAATGGCCGGTGGAGGTGGTCTGCTGTTTGCACTGCTCGGCCGGGTAATCGGCTTCGCATTCGGCACGCGAAGCGTACTTGGGCGCCGCGTCGGCCGACTGCTTCTGCGCTTCGGCAAAGGCGGTACGGCAGCTGGAGGGGTCGCCGGTGGCTTCGGTACAGGCCTCCACCGAGGTGTAAAGCCCTTCCTGCGTCTGCACGCCTTCCTGCTTGGAGCAGGCGGTGAACAGCAGCGGTGCGGCGCTCATCAGCAGCAGTGCGGTGGTCCTGGAACGTTTCATGGCGGCGTGCCCCCCTTTTTGCGGTTATCCCCTCAATCATGCCTGATCGGGGCCAACAACCAAAACCGGCAAAGTCGAAAAGATGAACGGCGTTTCAGGATGGCGCGCTGCTACGGTTGCAAACGCAACCGGATTTTTTCGGCAGAATCGAGTGGCAACGCGCCCCCACGGCCCGCCAGATCCTGCCAGCCCCCATGCCTGAATACCGCTCCCGTACCTCCACCGCCGGCCGCAACATGGCCGGTGCCCGCGCCCTGTGGCGCGCCACCGGCATGACCGATGCGGACTTCCACAAGCCGATCATCGCCATCGCCAATTCATTCACCCAGTTCGTGCCCGGCCACGTGCACCTCAAGGACCTGGGCCAGCTGGTGGCGCGCGAGATCGAACAGGTGGGCGGGGTCGCCAAGGAGTTCAACACCATCGCGGTGGACGACGGCATCGCGATGGGCCACGACGGCATGCTGTACTCGCTGCCCAGCCGCGAGATCATCGCCGACTCGGTGGAGTACATGGTCAATGCGCACTGCGCCGACGCGCTGGTGTGCATTTCCAACTGCGACAAGATCACCCCGGGCATGCTGATGGCTGCGCTGCGGCTGAACATTCCCGTTGTGTTCGTGTCTGGCGGCCCGATGGAAGCGGGAAAGACCCGCCTGGCCGAGCACAAGCTGGACCTGGTGGACGCGATGGTGATTGCCGCCGACGCCAGTGCCTCCGACGAAAAGGTGGCCGAGTACGAGCGCAGCGCCTGCCCCACCTGCGGGTCGTGCTCGGGCATGTTCACCGCCAATTCGATGAACTGCCTGACCGAAGCGTTGGGGCTGTCGCTGCCGGGCAACGGCTCGACCCTGGCGACCCATGCCGACCGCGAGCAGCTGTTCCGCCGCGCCGGGCGGCTGGTGGTGGAGCTGTGCCATCGCTGGTACGGCGGCGAAGATGCCACCGCGTTGCCGCGCGGCATCGCCACCCGCGACGCGTTCGAGAATGCGATGACGCTGGACATCGCGATGGGCGGTTCGACCAATACCATCCTGCATCTGCTGGCGGCCGCGCAGGAGGCGGAGGTCGACTTCGACCTGCATGCCATCGATGCGTTGTCGCGGCGCGTGCCGCAGCTGTGCAAGGTGGCGCCGAACACGCCGAAGTACCACATGGAAGACGTGCACCGCGCCGGTGGCGTGTTCGCGATCCTGGGCTCGCTGGCGCGCGGCGGACTGCTGCATACGCAGGTGCCGACCGTGCACAGCCGCACCCTGGCGGACGCGATTGCACGCTGGGACGTGGCGGTGACCGACGATGCGGGCGTGCATGAATTCTTCAAGGCCGGCCCAGCCGGTATTCCCACCCAGATCGCCTTCAGCCAGGCGACGCGCTGGCCGTCGCTGGACGTGGACCGCGCCGAGGGCTGCATCCGAGATGTCGCCAATGCGTACTCGGCCGAAGGCGGCTTGGCGGTGCTGCGGGGCAACCTGGCCGAAGACGGGTGCGTGGTGAAAACCGCCGGGGTGGATGAATCCATCCATGTGTTCGAGGGAACGGCGCGCGTGTTCGAAAGCCAGGATGCGGCCGTGCAGGGGATTCTCGCCGACCAGGTGAAGGCAGGCGACGTGGTGGTGATCCGCTACGAAGGTCCGCGCGGTGGGCCTGGAATGCAGGAGATGCTGTACCCGACCAGCTATCTCAAGTCCAAGGGGCTGGGCAAGCAGTGCGCCTTGCTCACTGACGGTCGTTTTTCCGGCGGTACCTCCGGGCTGTCGATCGGGCATGCGTCGCCGGAAGCGGCGGCCGGGGGCACCATTGGCCTGGTACGCGATGGTGACCGGATCCGGATCGACATTCCGGCGCGGCGGATCGATGTGTTGCTGGATGAGGGCGTGCTGGCGACACGGCGTGCGGAGCAGGATGCGCTGGGCTGGCAGCCGCGTGAGGCGCGGCCGCGCAAGGTGACCGGGGCGTTGAAGGCGTATGCGTTGTTGGCGACCAGTGCTGACAAGGGCGCCGTCAGGGATCTGGGAAAGCTGTAGAGAGAAGATTCATCCGTTGATCGGATCCGGTGAACCAGCAGTTATGCAGCAGGCGGCCATTTGCCTTCTGCTGCGCGCGCGAGGTACCAGTCACGCATTTGAGTGTCTTCCAACGCATAGTCTCCCCGGTCTGACTTCCAGATGAGGGGACTATCCAAGGCGCGCATCTTTTCCAGTGCGTTCTGGATCTGGTTGTCAGTGAGGAGGGTTCCGGCGATGTGCCTGTACTCGGCCTTTGCGTCGGGGGTGAACATACCCTGGCCGCGGCCTCCAAGGATTCTTGAGAGAACAGCTCTGGGTGCGTGCTTGAGTGCGGTGTACGTATTCTGGTAATGCGCTTCGCGCTCCAAACGCTGCGCGGTTGCGCGGGCCTCCACCTCCTCATTGAAGCGCTCGGCGGGCGGGCGTCCCAGCCCGGTCAGGTCCCGGATGATCTGACCAAGCAGTTGTGGCCGATACCCCAGCATGACGAAGGCTTCGTCGAGAACGTCCCGGTCAACCTGTATGTCAGGTCGGTCTTCTTCTATCAGCGCAGCCAGGGAATCGGTGTACTCCCTGCCCAGCGTCGGCATCACGTTGATCTCGGATCCATAGAACGGTGCCTGGTTGGAGTTGACCAAGCGGCACAGTTTGTCCCTGTCAGAACCCGTCATCACGATAGCCAGCGTGTACTCGCCGCCCAGGTTGAGCTGATCACGCGCCGACTTCAGGGCCGCCATCGCTTCCATTCCCCCTTTGCCAGGCGCGGTGGCCTGCTGCGCTTCGTCGATGATCAGGACAATTTTCCTGCGTGCCGTCCGGTGCAGCTCCGCCAGAAGGTCGGTCAGTGTGGCCTGCTCCGGGAGCTGGGGACTGCTCACCTCCACGGCTACCCCCAACACCGTGACCTTTCTCAGTCCGGCACGGACGGCTTTCGCGCCAAGACCTTCATGTCGCCGAATGGCGCTAGCGATTGCCTTTGCGATCAGCGCTCCGGGCTCTGCCTGTTGATCCGCCCAGAGATCAACGTAGATCGCCACTGCTCCCAGGTTCTCGAGCGCCGGAACAAGGTCGGCGAGCAGGAAGGTGCTCTTTCCTGTGCGGCGCCGATTAGCCAGGAACAATCCACTGGTGGCACCGAAACGGCGAACACCCAGCAGGCTTTCCGCATACTCCCTGGCCAGGTCGGGACGATGGAAGGTGTTCACGCGCTTTATCCAAGATTATTTCCCCCCAAGATAAATTATCAAGATGAGAAATAATTCCAGATAATGCTCATGCGATGCGCTCTGCGAAGCGCCTTTTCACGTTCCTGAGCCAATCAACCGATAACCCGCTTGAACGGCGGCAACGCATCGATGATGCGCTTGCCATAGCGCCGGCTGATCAACCGCGAATCCAGGATGATCACGCGCCCGGTGTCGGTGGAGGTACGGATCAAGCGTCCGGCGAACTGGGTCAGCGTGCGCAGCGCATGCGGAATCGCAATCAGGTTGAACGCGTTCAACCCACGGCTCTCGAACCACTCACTCAACGTGGATGTCTGGGGGTCGGTCGGTACCGCGAACGGCACCTGGGTGATCACCACCGTGGTGCAGGCTTCGCCCGGCAGGTCCAGGCCTTCGCCGAACGAGTTCAAGCCGAACAACACCGACCCCTCCCCCGCCGCCGTACGCCGCAGATGTTCGTCGATCATCTTCTGCTTGGCGGTCTCGCCCTGCACCAGCACCTGCTTGCGCTGCGCGGCCGGCATCAGCTCGGCCACCTTCTCCATCTTCCAGCGCGAGGTGAACAGCACGATGCTGCCCTTGCTCCAGTCCAGTTCCTTGACCAGGTACTTGGCCACTTCCTTCGGATGACGGTCGCGGTCGTCCGGAGTCACCGGGAAGTTCGGCACGATCAGCTCGGCCTGGTTGGGCAGGTCGAAGGGCGAGGCCAGCGAGACCATTTCGGCGTCGGGCGGAATGCCGTTGTCGATCGCCAGCGCCTGGAAGTCGCCGCCACCGGTCAGGGTGGCCGAGGTCATCACCACCGAGTCCACTTCGTCCCACAGCAGCTTGCGCAGCACGTTGGCCGCCGACACCGGTGAGCCATGCAGGATCAGGTCGCCGTCGCGCGACAGGGTGACCCAGCGCGCGGTGGGCGGCTGGCCGTCCTTGTCTTCTCGACGCCAAGCGGTCCAGAGGTTGTGCTGCTGTTCGATCATCTCCAGCGCCATGCCCAAAGTGCGCTGCAGGCGCTCGCGCGCGGCGTCCTCGGGCTTGCCCTTGGCCACCTGCGACTGCGCGGCGTGGGCCCAGTTGAACAGCGCGCGGGTGTCATCAGCCAGCGCTTCGATGTCGGCCATCCAGATGTCCGGCAGGCGCCCGTTCGGCGCGCGCCACATCGGTTCCTGCGCGGTCGGGTCCGGCTGCCAGCTGCGGTCGATGACGTCGCGGAACGCGCGCAGCTGCTTGCTGACC
This portion of the Stenotrophomonas aracearum genome encodes:
- the dinG gene encoding ATP-dependent DNA helicase DinG — protein: MTEKVEAPRALNDELKTVIRDAYAKLQANTPGFSTRRSQSQMIGVVSRALSQSGGVGVVEAPTGVGKSLGYLTAGVPIALATKKKLVISTGTVALQSQLVERDIPNFLKATGLDATVALAKGRTRYLCTRNAAEAHGDGAQEGMFEDEQPLFDRPLAPIEMDLAQKLSKDFVEGRWNGDLDNAPDTISPSLRSRITTPASGCAGRKCAYSAQCAVLRARNTVRDAQIVVTNHALLLSALSIGESDNGQPLIAPPSDMLLVLDEGHHIGNVAIDQGAASLALDEMAKRTGRLQILIAAAYRAVDKDKLGNLLPNEAIDVAARVSKQLRAFRDVIDRSWQPDPTAQEPMWRAPNGRLPDIWMADIEALADDTRALFNWAHAAQSQVAKGKPEDAARERLQRTLGMALEMIEQQHNLWTAWRREDKDGQPPTARWVTLSRDGDLILHGSPVSAANVLRKLLWDEVDSVVMTSATLTGGGDFQALAIDNGIPPDAEMVSLASPFDLPNQAELIVPNFPVTPDDRDRHPKEVAKYLVKELDWSKGSIVLFTSRWKMEKVAELMPAAQRKQVLVQGETAKQKMIDEHLRRTAAGEGSVLFGLNSFGEGLDLPGEACTTVVITQVPFAVPTDPQTSTLSEWFESRGLNAFNLIAIPHALRTLTQFAGRLIRTSTDTGRVIILDSRLISRRYGKRIIDALPPFKRVIG